A single genomic interval of Astyanax mexicanus isolate ESR-SI-001 chromosome 4, AstMex3_surface, whole genome shotgun sequence harbors:
- the LOC103040097 gene encoding NACHT, LRR and PYD domains-containing protein 12-like isoform X5: protein MMDLQNSSSGGGPPVLKEKRAASPAPSGVSMKSDWSMGIPPAFSSGGGSSGSRTETQRGASPEPSCVSMKSDASIDLPPDFSSEDMTSDPHKKKNNYSREKLDHIFKKLQEKFISLVKNELNTFKKLLSPDYPACSEGEVDDDKKEGVLKVTLHILRNMNQTNLANTLESKLAPACQRKLKSKLRDKYQILNEGISGHVKSALLNEIYTELYITEGDGGDVNQEHEVKQIEAASRKKTTQEKPIKCNDIFKPLPEQKQPIRTVLTKGVAGIGKTVSVQKFILDWAEGKVNQDILFIFPLPFRELNLMKENKLSLVNLLQSFFPETQDLKPRHYKGYKVMFIFDGLDECRLPLDFQNNENLVNIEEQTSVDVLLTNLIKGNLLPSALLWITSRPAAVSQIPPECFDQVTEVRGFSDPQKQEYFSKRIRDKDLANKVFTHIRSSRSLCIMCHIPVFCWITATVLERMLSEAESGEIPKTLTQMFTHFLIFQIKHKDQKYSGKSETDPQQTRTSILALGKLAFQQLEKGNLIFYEEDLRESGIDFREVSVYSGVCTQIFREEHELHLGKVFSFVHLSVQEFLAALYAFLNRKIPKEQSTEQQTSKLFKFFSKSTMTDFLSSAIDRALQSESGHLDLFLRFLLGLSLESNQTVLGVLLTPTESISHSNKTVQYIKERIEENSSPEKSINLFHCLNELNDHSLVQEVQKYLRRGGERRLQQASLSPAQWSALAFVLVNSEEELEEFNLSKYDPSEECLLRLLPVVKISRRAVLASCDLGVKTCENLESVLNLENSSLKELDLSNNNLQDSGVELLSAGLKSSHCKLQILRLALCNIGRKTCENLESVLNLENSSLKELDLSKNDLQDSGVELLSAGLKNSQCKLQILRLASCNLGVKTCENLESVLNLENSSLKELDLSNNDLQDSGVALLSAGLKSSQCKLQILRLSGCMITEKGCCSLASALIVNLSHLKELDLTYNHPGESGVKLLSARLEDPHCKLEKIGVEHGGKIRIKPGLKKYGCDFTLDLNTAQRRLSLSEENRRVECGEELQSYPDHPERFDWWPQVLSRERVTGVTGRYYWEAEWSGEGGGAAVALSYKTINRKGLGSDCEFGGNINSWSLSCSDNSYSVHHNNNRTVLSTPPSGCRRVGVYVDCPSGTLSFYRVSSDTHTPSHTHTPTHTHSHTPSHTLTHSHTPSHTLTHLHTFYTTFTQPLYAGFRVYGPGSSVRLCKID, encoded by the exons aagctgcaggagaagtttatctctctagtgaagaacgagctaAACACGTTtaagaagctcctgagtccagattacccagcatgctctgagggagaggtggatgATGATAagaaggagggggtgctgaaggtcacactgcacatcctgaggaacatgaatcagacaaacctcgccaacacactagagagca aattggccccagcatgtcaacgaaagctcaaatccaagctgagagataaatatcagatacttaatgaaggaatctcaggccatgtaaagtcagcacttctgaatgagatctacacagagctctacatcacagagggagatggaggagatgtcaatcaggaacatgaggtgaaacagattgaagctgcatccaggaaaaaaacaacacaggaaaaaccaatcaaatgcaacgacatctttaaaccattaccagaacagaaacaacccatcagaactgtactgactaaaggagttgctggaattggaaaaacagtctctgtgcagaagttcattctggactgggctgaaggaaaagtaaatcaggacattctcttcatatttccacttccgtttagagagctgaatctgatgaaggagaataAGCTCAGTCTGGtaaatcttcttcagagctttttcccagaaacacaagatttaaaaccaagacattataagggctacaaggtcatgttcatttttgatggtctggatgagtgtcgactgcctctagatttccagaacaatgagaacttggtgaatatagaagagcaaacctcagtggatgtcctgctgacaaacctcatcaaggggaatctacttccctctgctctcctctggatcacctctcgaccagcagcggtcagTCAGATCCCTCCGGAGTGTTTtgaccaggtaacagaagtgcggggtttcagtgaccctcagaaacaggagtacttcagtaagaggatcagagataaggacctggccaacaaagtcttcacacacatcaggtcttcaagaagcctctgcatcatgtgccacataccggtcttctgctggattacagccactgttctagagagaatgctgagtgaagctgagagtggagaaattcccaaaaccctgacgcagatgttcacacacttcctgatctttcagatcaaacacaaggaccagaagtacagtgggaaaagtgaaactgatcctcagcagactagaacaagtatcctggctctggggaaactggcgttccagcagctggagaaaggaaacctgatcttctatgaggaagatctaagagagagtggcattgATTTTAGAGAAGTGtctgtgtactcaggagtgtgtacccagatcttcagggaggaacatgagctgcacctggggaaggtctttagctttgttcatctgagcgttcaggagtttcttgctgctttatatgcatttctcaacagaaaaattccaaaagaacaatccactgaacaacaaaccAGTAAACTCTTCAAGTTTTTCAGCAAGTCAACAatgactgacttcctcagcagtgccatagacagagccttacagagcgaaagtggacacctggacctgttccttcgtttcctcctgggtctctcactggagtctaatcagactgTATTAGGAGTGTTGCTGACCCCAACAGAGAGTATCTCTCACAGCAATAAAACAGTCCAATACATCAAGGAGAggattgaggagaactcatctccagagaaatccatcaatctgttccactgtctgaatgaactgaatgatcattctctggtgcaggaagtgcagaaatacctgaggaGAGGTGGTGAGCGTCGTCTTCAACAGGCcagcctctctcctgctcagtggtcagctctggcgtttgtgttggtgaactcagaagaagagctggaggagtttaacctcagtaaatatgatccatcagaggagtgtcttctaaggctgctgccagtagttaaaatatccagaagagctgt actagcttcatgtgatcttggagtaaagacatgtgaaaatctggaatcagttttaaacctggaaaactcctccctgaaagagctggacctcagtaacaacaacctgcaggattcaggagtggagctgctctctgctggactgaagagttcacactgtaaattacagattctcag attagctttgtgtaatataggaagaaagacgtgtgaaaatctggaatcagttttaaacctggaaaactcctccctgaaagagctggacctcagtaaaaacgacctgcaggattcaggagtggagctgctctctgctggactgaagaattcacaatgtaaactgcagattctcag actagcttcatgtaatcttggagtaaagacatgtgaaaatctggaatcagttttaaacctggaaaactcctccctgaaagagctggacctcagtaacaatgacctgcaggattcaggagtggcgctgctctctgctggactgaagagttcacaatgtaaactgcagattctcag attatctggttgtatgatcacagagaaaggctgttgttctctggcttcagctctaattgTGAACctctcccacctgaaagagctggatctgacctacaaccacccaggagagtcaggagtgaagctgctttctgccagactggaggatccacactgcaaactggagaaaatcgg agtggaacatggagggaagatccgaatcaaacctggattaaaaaaat acggctgtgatttcactctggatctgaacacagcgcagcggcgtctctctctgagtgaggagaacaggagggtggagtgtggagaggagctgcagtcgtatcctgatcatccagagagatttgattggtGGCCGCAGGTTCttagtagagagagagttactggtgttactggacgctattactgggaggctgagtggagcggagaaggaggaggagctgctgtagctctgagttataaaaccatcaacAGGAAAGGATTAGGATCAGACTGTGAgtttggagggaatataaactcctggagtctgagctgctctgataacagttactctgttcatcacaataataacagaactgttctctccactcctccctccggctgtaggagagtaggagtctatgtggactgtccctccggcactctgtccttctacagagtctcctctgatacacacacaccctcacacacacacacacccacacacacacactcacacacaccctcacacactctcacacactcacacacaccctcacacactctcacacacttacacacattctacaccaccttcactcagcccctctatgcagggtttAGGGTTTATGGTcctggctcctcagtgcgtctgtgtaagatagatTAA